One window of Siniperca chuatsi isolate FFG_IHB_CAS linkage group LG15, ASM2008510v1, whole genome shotgun sequence genomic DNA carries:
- the LOC122862069 gene encoding obg-like ATPase 1: MPPKKGEAPKQPPLIGRFGTSLKIGIVGLPNVGKSTFFNVLTKSQAAAENFPFCTIDPNESRVPVPDERFDFLCQYHKPASKVPAFLNVVDIAGLVKGAHSGQGLGNAFLSHISACDGIFHMTRAFDDEDIIHVEGNVDPVRDIEIIHEELRLKDEEMIAPIIDKLEKTAVRGGDKKLKPEYDIMVKIKNWIVDEKKHIRFYHDWNDKEIEVLNKYLFLTSKPMIYLVNLSEKDYIRKKNKWLAKIKEWVDAHDPGSLVIPVSGAIEAKLLDMEEEERNKYCEEQKTQSVLTKIIKAGYAALQLEYFFTAGPDEVRAWTIRKGSKAPQAAGKIHTDFEKGFIMAEVMKYNDFKEEGSESAAKAAGKYRQQGRNYVVEDGDIIFFKFNTPNAPKKKP; the protein is encoded by the exons ATGCCCCCCAAAAAGGGAGAAGCCCCGAAACAACCTCCATTGATTGGACGATTTGGAACCTCTCTGAAAATTGGAATTGTGGGATTACCTAATGTCGG GAAATCCACCTTTTTCAATGTGCTGACCAAAAGCCAAGCTGCTGCAGAGAACTTCCCATTCTGCACAATTGACCCAAATGAGAGCAGGGTACCTGTTCCTGATGAGCGTTTTGATTTCCTCTGCCAATACCACAAACCAGCCAG TAAGGTTCCGGCTTTCCTAAACGTTGTGGATATTGCTGGTCTGGTGAAGGGAGCTCACTCAGGACAGGGACTTGGAAACGCCTTTCTCTCCCACATCAGTGCCTGTGACGGCATCTTCCACATGACTC GTGCTTTTGATGATGAGGATATTATCCACGTGGAAGGTAACGTTGACCCAGTGAGGGACATTGAGATCATCCACGAGGAGCTGCGACTAAAGGACGAAGAAATGATTGCTCCAATCATCGACAAGCTGGAGAAAACTGCCGTGAGAGGAGGTGACAAAAAACTCAAACCTGAATAT GATATCATGGTGAAGATAAAGAACTGGATAGTGGATGAGAAGAAACACATCAGATTTTACCATGACTGGAACGACAAAGAG ATTGAGGTGTTGAACAAATACCTGTTTCTGACATCCAAGCCCATGATCTACCTGGTCAATCTCTCAGAGAAGGATTACATCAGAAAAAAGAACAAGTG GTTGGCGAAAATCAAGGAGTGGGTAGATGCTCATGACCCCGGTTCTCTGGTCATTCCTGTGAGTGGAGCTATCGAGGCTAAACTGCTggacatggaggaggaggagaggaacaaGTACTGCGAGGAACAGAAGACACAGAG tGTTCTGACTAAAATAATAAAGGCCGGCTATGCAGCACTACAGCTGGAATACTTCTTCACAGCGGGACCAGATGAGGTGCGAGCATGGACCATCAGG AAAGGTTCCAAGGCTCCTCAAGCTGCAGGAAAGATCCACACTGACTTTGAGAAAGGCTTTATCATGGCCGAGGTGATGAAGTACAATGACTTCAAAGAAGAGGGCAGTGAAAGTGCAGCCAAG GCTGCTGGGAAATACAGGCAACAGGGCAGGAACTACGTCGTGGAGGACGGGGACATTATCTTTTTCAAATTCAACACACCCAATGCTCCTAAAAAGAAACCATGA